In Aliivibrio fischeri, the sequence TAGTTAATGTTGGCACTTTAAGAATTAAAATGTGAGTGAGATCTAATTAATTCGAGGAGTAAATTAACCTGGATGACCATCTACGCGTTTTGAGCATAGCATAGGCGCAAAATGCCAAATGAATAATCCAAATGCAATTGTCCAAAGAACGGCAGTAATGTTGATTATATCGAGCATATATTCTGGAAATGCAATCACTCCAAATGAGCGAATAAATGCCGCTAAAATGATAGCACTATAAGCAACCCACATTGACGGACCTTTATAGATCTCACGCCCAGTATGACCCATAGTAACTCGAGCAATCATTGCGAGAATAACACCGCCTAAGGCACCAATTGCAAATAAATGAATTCCGGTATGAGATGTAAAGTAATCAGTGCTTAATCCACGTAACAATAAACTCAGCGGGATACATAAATAGCCAGCGTGAAGAGACCAAACAAGCGGCTCACTTAATGTTTTATATCCTTTCCAACGTATCATTCTGATTAATTGAGCAATGCCTGCAATGATCATTAAATATGGACTTACTTGTTCTGACGTTAGAGGGAAAAAGCTCAAAATAAAGAGCATAGCTAATGGGATATTACATAACGCATCTAACCAAAGAATTGGTTGTGCCTTTTCAAACTGAAAACGACGGGCTGTGAAGAAAGGAATAACGCGCGCGCCCATTACAGAAAGTAATAAAGTAAACCACCAAAGCATAGATTCCCAAACTGCAGCAGAAGTGAAAGGAGGCATTCCCTTGATCGTTGCATAACTAGCAAAGTTGGCTGCGATAGCCACTAAAAATAATGGAATGAAAAAGAAGTTTCTCACACCTTTTGTTTTGATTACACGGAAACCTACTTCATAGGCAATAGCTAGTATAAATAGGGCCTCTATGCTTGATGTTAGCCATAGTGGAGCCGGAGTCCAAAATAAAACTCTTGGTAATAACCATAATAAGACAATGAACCCGAGACGTTTATTGGATGTACCTTTAACTCCAGTCCAGTTTTGAACCGCACTTAAAACAAAGCCGGCAACAATAGCCATAGAAAAACCAAACAACATTTCGTGAACATGCCACCACAGTGCAGGAACTTGTAGGTAAGCCGGTTGACCCGTTTGGAAAGCCCAAACCCAAATTACGACGGCGATAATTGCATAAATGCTGCCTAGTAAGAAGAAAGGACGAAAGCCTAAGCGTAGGATCGGTGGGATCTTTTCTTCAATGGTTTTATCAGTAATATTTATCATAATTTGTTCTCAATTTTTAGTGACAAAACAAGTATAACGCAAAGGGAAAATAATAACATGTATTTTTTATGCATGTTTAAGTTGGATCATTCTTGTCCCTTTGTGATTGTTGTTTAAATGTTAATTAATTGGAG encodes:
- a CDS encoding NnrS family protein, which produces MINITDKTIEEKIPPILRLGFRPFFLLGSIYAIIAVVIWVWAFQTGQPAYLQVPALWWHVHEMLFGFSMAIVAGFVLSAVQNWTGVKGTSNKRLGFIVLLWLLPRVLFWTPAPLWLTSSIEALFILAIAYEVGFRVIKTKGVRNFFFIPLFLVAIAANFASYATIKGMPPFTSAAVWESMLWWFTLLLSVMGARVIPFFTARRFQFEKAQPILWLDALCNIPLAMLFILSFFPLTSEQVSPYLMIIAGIAQLIRMIRWKGYKTLSEPLVWSLHAGYLCIPLSLLLRGLSTDYFTSHTGIHLFAIGALGGVILAMIARVTMGHTGREIYKGPSMWVAYSAIILAAFIRSFGVIAFPEYMLDIINITAVLWTIAFGLFIWHFAPMLCSKRVDGHPG